The proteins below are encoded in one region of Triticum aestivum cultivar Chinese Spring chromosome 1B, IWGSC CS RefSeq v2.1, whole genome shotgun sequence:
- the LOC123143802 gene encoding phospholipase D alpha 1 isoform X1, which yields MAQMLLHGVVDAKILEADLSVTSDGQLRPTRKTVMKKRVFSWIKKLSFCNNSQRNARMQQLENAIGLGGTAGKLYATVDIDKARVGRTRMVSPTNAPAWNESFHVYCAHDASHIIFTVKADNTVGATLIGRAYLPTGGAVLAGQRVDQWLPICDDKRRPLDGGDRIHVQLRFTDVADDPAARWGAGVGDAAYPGVPRTFFAQRRGCRVRLYQDAHISDGFAQRVHVTLAGGKPYQPRRCWEDVFEAITNARRMVYIAGWSVNTDVALVRDPRKPSSGTLGELLKKKAAEGVRVLMLVWDDRTSLGLGPIRRDGLMATHDEDTATYFRGTGVRCILCPRNPDQGRSYVQDVETAAMFTHHQKTVIVDSSGNAAANAPPGLVSFLGGIDLCDGRYDTQEHPLFRTLGTTHRDDFHQPNFPGASINKGGPREPWHDIHCRVEGPAAWDVLDNFEQRWRKQGDGDNHLVTLDRGWAAREAVQDAESWNVQVFRSIDGGAAAGFPEKPEEAALIGLETGKDHVIERSIQDAYIHAIRRARDFIYIENQYFLGSSYAWRRDDGVTVEDINALHLIPKELSLKIVSKIEAGERFAVYVVVPMWPEGVPESGSVQAILDWQRRTMEMMYKDVALAIQAKGIQASPTDYLTFFCLGNREAPGPGEYVPPERPDPDTDYDRAQQARRFMIYVHAKTMIVDDEYVIVGSANINQRSMDGGRDSEIAMGAYQPGYLASTNRPARGQVHGLRLALWQEHLGQAAGAADLLQPSSLACVRGVNQAAQQNWDMFASDAPQGDLPGHLLAYPIGVSEGGELLETTAFFPDTKARVLGNKSTYLPPILTT from the exons atggcCCAGATGCTGCTGCACGGCGTGGTTGACGCCAAGATCCTGGAGGCCGACCTGTCCGTCACCTCCGACGGCCAGCTCCGACCCACCCGCAAG ACTGTCATGAAGAAGAGAGTCTTCTCGTGGATCAAGAAGCTGTCATTCTGCAACAACAGTCAG AGAAACGCGCGCATGCAGCAGCTGGAGAACGCCATCGGGCTCGGCGGCACGGCGGGCAAGCTGTACGCGACGGTGGACATCGACAAGGCGCGCGTCGGCCGGACGCGGATGGTGAGCCCGACCAACGCCCCCGCCTGGAACGAGTCCTTCCACGTCTACTGCGCCCACGACGCCAGCCAcatcatcttcaccgtcaaggccGACAACACCGTCGGCGCCACGCTCATCGGCCGTGCCTACCTCCCCACCGGCGGCGCCGTGCTCGCGGGCCAGCGGGTCGACCAGTGGCTCCCCATCTGCGACGACAAGCGCCGCCCGCTCGACGGCGGGGACAGGATCCACGTCCAGCTCCGCTTCACCGACGTCGCCGACGACCCGGCCGCCCGCTGGGGCGCCGGCGTCGGCGACGCGGCCTACCCGGGCGTGCCGCGCACCTTCTTCGCCCAGCGCCGCGGCTGCCGCGTCAGGCTGTACCAGGACGCCCACATCTCCGACGGCTTCGCGCAGCGGGTCCATGTCACGCTCGCCGGAGGGAAGCCGTACCAGCCGCGCCGGTGCTGGGAGGACGTGTTCGAGGCCATCACCAACGCCCGGAGGATGGTGTACATCGCCGGGTGGTCGGTCAACACCGACGTCGCGCTGGTGCGCGACCCGCGTAAGCCGTCGTCGGGAACGCTCGGCGAGCTGCTCAAGAAAAAGGCGGCCGAAGGCGTCAGAGTGCTGATGCTGGTGTGGGACGACCGGAcgtcgctgggcctcggcccgatcCGGCGCGACGGTCTCATGGCCACGCACGACGAGGACACGGCCACGTACTTCCGTGGCACGGGCGTGCGCTGCATCCTCTGCCCCCGGAACCCCGACCAGGGCAGGAGCTACGTGCAGGACGTGGAGACGGCGGCCATGTTCACCCACCACCAGAAGACGGTCATCGTCGACAGCAGCGGCAACGCCGCAGCCAACGCGCCGCCGGgcctcgtcagcttcctcggcggcatCGACCTCTGCGACGGGAGGTACGACACGCAGGAGCACCCTCTGTTCCGGACGCTGGGCACCACGCACCGCGACGACTTCCACCAGCCCAACTTCCCCGGAGCGTCCATCAACAAGGGCGGTCCACGGGAGCCGTGGCACGACATCCACTGCCGTGTCGAGGGCCCGGCGGCGTGGGACGTGCTCGACAACTTCGAGCAGCGCTGGCGCAAGCAGGGCGACGGCGACAACCACCTCGTCACCCTCGACCGGGGCTGGGCGGCGCGCGAGGCGGTCCAGGACGCCGAGTCGTGGAACGTTCAGGTGTTCCGGTCcatcgacggcggcgcggcggcggggttccCGGAGAAGCCCGAGGAGGCGGCCCTGATCGGCCTCGAGACGGGCAAGGACCACGTCATCGAGCGCAGCATCCAGGACGCCTACATCCACGCCATCCGCCGCGCCCGAGACTTCATCTACATCGAGAACCAGTACTTCCTCGGCAGCTCCTACGCGTGGCGCCGCGACGACGGCGTCACCGTGGAGGACATCAACGCGCTGCACCTCATCCCCAAGGAGCTCTCgctcaagatcgtcagcaagatcGAGGCCGGCGAGCGGTTCGCCGTCTACGTGGTCGTGCCCATGTGGCCCGAGGGCGTGCCGGAGAGCGGCTCCGTGCAGGCCATCCTCGACTGGCAGCGCCGGACCATGGAGATGATGTACAAGGACGTCGCGCTCGCCATTCAGGCCAAGGGCATCCAGGCCAGCCCCACCGACTACCTCACCTTCTTCTGCCTCGGCAACAGGGAGGCGCCCGGCCCCGGTGAGTACGTGCCGCCGGAGAggcccgaccccgacaccgactaCGACAGGGCGCAGCAGGCCAGGCGGTTCATGATCTACGTCCACGCCAAGACCATGATAG TGGACGACGAGTATGTCATCGTGGGATCGGCCAACATCAACCAGCGCTCCATGGACGGCGGCCGGGACTCGGAGATCGCCATGGGCGCGTACCAGCCGGGCTACCTCGCGTCCACCAACCGCCCGGCGAGGGGGCAGGTGCACGGCCTACGACTCGCCCTGTGGCAGGAGCACCTGGGCCAGGCCGCCGGCGCGGCCGACCTCCTACAGCCGTCAAGCCTGGCGTGCGTGCGCGGGGTGAACCAGGCGGCGCAGCAGAACTGGGACATGTTCGCGAGCGACGCGCCCCAGGGAGACCTGCCGGGCCACCTCCTGGCTTACCCCATCGGCGTGAGCGAAGGCGGAGAGCTGCTGGAGACGACGGCCTTCTTCCCTGACACCAAGGCGAGGGTGCTCGGCAACAAGTCCACCTATCTCCCCCCGATCCTCACAACATGA
- the LOC123143802 gene encoding phospholipase D alpha 1 isoform X2, whose product MAQMLLHGVVDAKILEADLSVTSDGQLRPTRKTVMKKRVFSWIKKLSFCNNSQQLENAIGLGGTAGKLYATVDIDKARVGRTRMVSPTNAPAWNESFHVYCAHDASHIIFTVKADNTVGATLIGRAYLPTGGAVLAGQRVDQWLPICDDKRRPLDGGDRIHVQLRFTDVADDPAARWGAGVGDAAYPGVPRTFFAQRRGCRVRLYQDAHISDGFAQRVHVTLAGGKPYQPRRCWEDVFEAITNARRMVYIAGWSVNTDVALVRDPRKPSSGTLGELLKKKAAEGVRVLMLVWDDRTSLGLGPIRRDGLMATHDEDTATYFRGTGVRCILCPRNPDQGRSYVQDVETAAMFTHHQKTVIVDSSGNAAANAPPGLVSFLGGIDLCDGRYDTQEHPLFRTLGTTHRDDFHQPNFPGASINKGGPREPWHDIHCRVEGPAAWDVLDNFEQRWRKQGDGDNHLVTLDRGWAAREAVQDAESWNVQVFRSIDGGAAAGFPEKPEEAALIGLETGKDHVIERSIQDAYIHAIRRARDFIYIENQYFLGSSYAWRRDDGVTVEDINALHLIPKELSLKIVSKIEAGERFAVYVVVPMWPEGVPESGSVQAILDWQRRTMEMMYKDVALAIQAKGIQASPTDYLTFFCLGNREAPGPGEYVPPERPDPDTDYDRAQQARRFMIYVHAKTMIVDDEYVIVGSANINQRSMDGGRDSEIAMGAYQPGYLASTNRPARGQVHGLRLALWQEHLGQAAGAADLLQPSSLACVRGVNQAAQQNWDMFASDAPQGDLPGHLLAYPIGVSEGGELLETTAFFPDTKARVLGNKSTYLPPILTT is encoded by the exons atggcCCAGATGCTGCTGCACGGCGTGGTTGACGCCAAGATCCTGGAGGCCGACCTGTCCGTCACCTCCGACGGCCAGCTCCGACCCACCCGCAAG ACTGTCATGAAGAAGAGAGTCTTCTCGTGGATCAAGAAGCTGTCATTCTGCAACAACAGTCAG CAGCTGGAGAACGCCATCGGGCTCGGCGGCACGGCGGGCAAGCTGTACGCGACGGTGGACATCGACAAGGCGCGCGTCGGCCGGACGCGGATGGTGAGCCCGACCAACGCCCCCGCCTGGAACGAGTCCTTCCACGTCTACTGCGCCCACGACGCCAGCCAcatcatcttcaccgtcaaggccGACAACACCGTCGGCGCCACGCTCATCGGCCGTGCCTACCTCCCCACCGGCGGCGCCGTGCTCGCGGGCCAGCGGGTCGACCAGTGGCTCCCCATCTGCGACGACAAGCGCCGCCCGCTCGACGGCGGGGACAGGATCCACGTCCAGCTCCGCTTCACCGACGTCGCCGACGACCCGGCCGCCCGCTGGGGCGCCGGCGTCGGCGACGCGGCCTACCCGGGCGTGCCGCGCACCTTCTTCGCCCAGCGCCGCGGCTGCCGCGTCAGGCTGTACCAGGACGCCCACATCTCCGACGGCTTCGCGCAGCGGGTCCATGTCACGCTCGCCGGAGGGAAGCCGTACCAGCCGCGCCGGTGCTGGGAGGACGTGTTCGAGGCCATCACCAACGCCCGGAGGATGGTGTACATCGCCGGGTGGTCGGTCAACACCGACGTCGCGCTGGTGCGCGACCCGCGTAAGCCGTCGTCGGGAACGCTCGGCGAGCTGCTCAAGAAAAAGGCGGCCGAAGGCGTCAGAGTGCTGATGCTGGTGTGGGACGACCGGAcgtcgctgggcctcggcccgatcCGGCGCGACGGTCTCATGGCCACGCACGACGAGGACACGGCCACGTACTTCCGTGGCACGGGCGTGCGCTGCATCCTCTGCCCCCGGAACCCCGACCAGGGCAGGAGCTACGTGCAGGACGTGGAGACGGCGGCCATGTTCACCCACCACCAGAAGACGGTCATCGTCGACAGCAGCGGCAACGCCGCAGCCAACGCGCCGCCGGgcctcgtcagcttcctcggcggcatCGACCTCTGCGACGGGAGGTACGACACGCAGGAGCACCCTCTGTTCCGGACGCTGGGCACCACGCACCGCGACGACTTCCACCAGCCCAACTTCCCCGGAGCGTCCATCAACAAGGGCGGTCCACGGGAGCCGTGGCACGACATCCACTGCCGTGTCGAGGGCCCGGCGGCGTGGGACGTGCTCGACAACTTCGAGCAGCGCTGGCGCAAGCAGGGCGACGGCGACAACCACCTCGTCACCCTCGACCGGGGCTGGGCGGCGCGCGAGGCGGTCCAGGACGCCGAGTCGTGGAACGTTCAGGTGTTCCGGTCcatcgacggcggcgcggcggcggggttccCGGAGAAGCCCGAGGAGGCGGCCCTGATCGGCCTCGAGACGGGCAAGGACCACGTCATCGAGCGCAGCATCCAGGACGCCTACATCCACGCCATCCGCCGCGCCCGAGACTTCATCTACATCGAGAACCAGTACTTCCTCGGCAGCTCCTACGCGTGGCGCCGCGACGACGGCGTCACCGTGGAGGACATCAACGCGCTGCACCTCATCCCCAAGGAGCTCTCgctcaagatcgtcagcaagatcGAGGCCGGCGAGCGGTTCGCCGTCTACGTGGTCGTGCCCATGTGGCCCGAGGGCGTGCCGGAGAGCGGCTCCGTGCAGGCCATCCTCGACTGGCAGCGCCGGACCATGGAGATGATGTACAAGGACGTCGCGCTCGCCATTCAGGCCAAGGGCATCCAGGCCAGCCCCACCGACTACCTCACCTTCTTCTGCCTCGGCAACAGGGAGGCGCCCGGCCCCGGTGAGTACGTGCCGCCGGAGAggcccgaccccgacaccgactaCGACAGGGCGCAGCAGGCCAGGCGGTTCATGATCTACGTCCACGCCAAGACCATGATAG TGGACGACGAGTATGTCATCGTGGGATCGGCCAACATCAACCAGCGCTCCATGGACGGCGGCCGGGACTCGGAGATCGCCATGGGCGCGTACCAGCCGGGCTACCTCGCGTCCACCAACCGCCCGGCGAGGGGGCAGGTGCACGGCCTACGACTCGCCCTGTGGCAGGAGCACCTGGGCCAGGCCGCCGGCGCGGCCGACCTCCTACAGCCGTCAAGCCTGGCGTGCGTGCGCGGGGTGAACCAGGCGGCGCAGCAGAACTGGGACATGTTCGCGAGCGACGCGCCCCAGGGAGACCTGCCGGGCCACCTCCTGGCTTACCCCATCGGCGTGAGCGAAGGCGGAGAGCTGCTGGAGACGACGGCCTTCTTCCCTGACACCAAGGCGAGGGTGCTCGGCAACAAGTCCACCTATCTCCCCCCGATCCTCACAACATGA
- the LOC123143802 gene encoding phospholipase D alpha 1 isoform X3: MAQMLLHGVVDAKILEADLSVTSDGQLRPTRKTVMKKRVFSWIKKLSFCNNSQLENAIGLGGTAGKLYATVDIDKARVGRTRMVSPTNAPAWNESFHVYCAHDASHIIFTVKADNTVGATLIGRAYLPTGGAVLAGQRVDQWLPICDDKRRPLDGGDRIHVQLRFTDVADDPAARWGAGVGDAAYPGVPRTFFAQRRGCRVRLYQDAHISDGFAQRVHVTLAGGKPYQPRRCWEDVFEAITNARRMVYIAGWSVNTDVALVRDPRKPSSGTLGELLKKKAAEGVRVLMLVWDDRTSLGLGPIRRDGLMATHDEDTATYFRGTGVRCILCPRNPDQGRSYVQDVETAAMFTHHQKTVIVDSSGNAAANAPPGLVSFLGGIDLCDGRYDTQEHPLFRTLGTTHRDDFHQPNFPGASINKGGPREPWHDIHCRVEGPAAWDVLDNFEQRWRKQGDGDNHLVTLDRGWAAREAVQDAESWNVQVFRSIDGGAAAGFPEKPEEAALIGLETGKDHVIERSIQDAYIHAIRRARDFIYIENQYFLGSSYAWRRDDGVTVEDINALHLIPKELSLKIVSKIEAGERFAVYVVVPMWPEGVPESGSVQAILDWQRRTMEMMYKDVALAIQAKGIQASPTDYLTFFCLGNREAPGPGEYVPPERPDPDTDYDRAQQARRFMIYVHAKTMIVDDEYVIVGSANINQRSMDGGRDSEIAMGAYQPGYLASTNRPARGQVHGLRLALWQEHLGQAAGAADLLQPSSLACVRGVNQAAQQNWDMFASDAPQGDLPGHLLAYPIGVSEGGELLETTAFFPDTKARVLGNKSTYLPPILTT; encoded by the exons atggcCCAGATGCTGCTGCACGGCGTGGTTGACGCCAAGATCCTGGAGGCCGACCTGTCCGTCACCTCCGACGGCCAGCTCCGACCCACCCGCAAG ACTGTCATGAAGAAGAGAGTCTTCTCGTGGATCAAGAAGCTGTCATTCTGCAACAACAGTCAG CTGGAGAACGCCATCGGGCTCGGCGGCACGGCGGGCAAGCTGTACGCGACGGTGGACATCGACAAGGCGCGCGTCGGCCGGACGCGGATGGTGAGCCCGACCAACGCCCCCGCCTGGAACGAGTCCTTCCACGTCTACTGCGCCCACGACGCCAGCCAcatcatcttcaccgtcaaggccGACAACACCGTCGGCGCCACGCTCATCGGCCGTGCCTACCTCCCCACCGGCGGCGCCGTGCTCGCGGGCCAGCGGGTCGACCAGTGGCTCCCCATCTGCGACGACAAGCGCCGCCCGCTCGACGGCGGGGACAGGATCCACGTCCAGCTCCGCTTCACCGACGTCGCCGACGACCCGGCCGCCCGCTGGGGCGCCGGCGTCGGCGACGCGGCCTACCCGGGCGTGCCGCGCACCTTCTTCGCCCAGCGCCGCGGCTGCCGCGTCAGGCTGTACCAGGACGCCCACATCTCCGACGGCTTCGCGCAGCGGGTCCATGTCACGCTCGCCGGAGGGAAGCCGTACCAGCCGCGCCGGTGCTGGGAGGACGTGTTCGAGGCCATCACCAACGCCCGGAGGATGGTGTACATCGCCGGGTGGTCGGTCAACACCGACGTCGCGCTGGTGCGCGACCCGCGTAAGCCGTCGTCGGGAACGCTCGGCGAGCTGCTCAAGAAAAAGGCGGCCGAAGGCGTCAGAGTGCTGATGCTGGTGTGGGACGACCGGAcgtcgctgggcctcggcccgatcCGGCGCGACGGTCTCATGGCCACGCACGACGAGGACACGGCCACGTACTTCCGTGGCACGGGCGTGCGCTGCATCCTCTGCCCCCGGAACCCCGACCAGGGCAGGAGCTACGTGCAGGACGTGGAGACGGCGGCCATGTTCACCCACCACCAGAAGACGGTCATCGTCGACAGCAGCGGCAACGCCGCAGCCAACGCGCCGCCGGgcctcgtcagcttcctcggcggcatCGACCTCTGCGACGGGAGGTACGACACGCAGGAGCACCCTCTGTTCCGGACGCTGGGCACCACGCACCGCGACGACTTCCACCAGCCCAACTTCCCCGGAGCGTCCATCAACAAGGGCGGTCCACGGGAGCCGTGGCACGACATCCACTGCCGTGTCGAGGGCCCGGCGGCGTGGGACGTGCTCGACAACTTCGAGCAGCGCTGGCGCAAGCAGGGCGACGGCGACAACCACCTCGTCACCCTCGACCGGGGCTGGGCGGCGCGCGAGGCGGTCCAGGACGCCGAGTCGTGGAACGTTCAGGTGTTCCGGTCcatcgacggcggcgcggcggcggggttccCGGAGAAGCCCGAGGAGGCGGCCCTGATCGGCCTCGAGACGGGCAAGGACCACGTCATCGAGCGCAGCATCCAGGACGCCTACATCCACGCCATCCGCCGCGCCCGAGACTTCATCTACATCGAGAACCAGTACTTCCTCGGCAGCTCCTACGCGTGGCGCCGCGACGACGGCGTCACCGTGGAGGACATCAACGCGCTGCACCTCATCCCCAAGGAGCTCTCgctcaagatcgtcagcaagatcGAGGCCGGCGAGCGGTTCGCCGTCTACGTGGTCGTGCCCATGTGGCCCGAGGGCGTGCCGGAGAGCGGCTCCGTGCAGGCCATCCTCGACTGGCAGCGCCGGACCATGGAGATGATGTACAAGGACGTCGCGCTCGCCATTCAGGCCAAGGGCATCCAGGCCAGCCCCACCGACTACCTCACCTTCTTCTGCCTCGGCAACAGGGAGGCGCCCGGCCCCGGTGAGTACGTGCCGCCGGAGAggcccgaccccgacaccgactaCGACAGGGCGCAGCAGGCCAGGCGGTTCATGATCTACGTCCACGCCAAGACCATGATAG TGGACGACGAGTATGTCATCGTGGGATCGGCCAACATCAACCAGCGCTCCATGGACGGCGGCCGGGACTCGGAGATCGCCATGGGCGCGTACCAGCCGGGCTACCTCGCGTCCACCAACCGCCCGGCGAGGGGGCAGGTGCACGGCCTACGACTCGCCCTGTGGCAGGAGCACCTGGGCCAGGCCGCCGGCGCGGCCGACCTCCTACAGCCGTCAAGCCTGGCGTGCGTGCGCGGGGTGAACCAGGCGGCGCAGCAGAACTGGGACATGTTCGCGAGCGACGCGCCCCAGGGAGACCTGCCGGGCCACCTCCTGGCTTACCCCATCGGCGTGAGCGAAGGCGGAGAGCTGCTGGAGACGACGGCCTTCTTCCCTGACACCAAGGCGAGGGTGCTCGGCAACAAGTCCACCTATCTCCCCCCGATCCTCACAACATGA